The following are from one region of the Paenibacillus sabinae T27 genome:
- a CDS encoding S8 family peptidase: MDLHEFWKLVLEEAAAAPGNAERRIVTFHDPRQYAGALSQWKSLKSRRPGLRRVKASPLIRAFFVPAAGAVKLMQRYGEAIAVEEDLRIQIHSQAPPVSAYKPPRSLPWGVRAIHAPQAWSRSTGVHIKIGVIDTGADFLHPDLKSSLATGVNLLHRGMLPIDDNGHGTHIAGTLAAAGGTRGMMGVAPRALIYPVKAFDHTGSAFVSDIVLAIDWCVQNRIDLINMSFGMKSRSIALHDVVIKAYRAGIPIIASSGNDGKRGGDYPARYSETIAVGAIDRKRRVASFSNHGAYIDVYGPGENVPSCWPKDSYKEMSGTSMATSHVTGAAALLLALRPGTTPRELKQMLRRSSAPLLLRKGQRRATLGGGALDAMRLLRSRGRRQKCANSVPRVPG, encoded by the coding sequence ATGGACCTTCACGAATTTTGGAAATTGGTGCTTGAAGAAGCGGCTGCCGCTCCCGGGAACGCAGAACGGAGAATCGTTACTTTTCACGATCCCCGTCAGTATGCCGGGGCGCTGTCGCAGTGGAAATCCCTGAAGTCCCGCCGGCCCGGACTGCGAAGGGTCAAAGCGTCTCCGCTGATCCGGGCTTTTTTTGTGCCGGCGGCCGGAGCCGTGAAGCTGATGCAAAGATATGGGGAAGCGATTGCCGTCGAAGAAGATTTGCGTATTCAAATCCATTCACAAGCCCCTCCCGTCTCAGCGTATAAGCCTCCGCGCTCTCTGCCCTGGGGCGTCCGTGCAATTCACGCTCCCCAGGCCTGGTCGAGATCGACCGGCGTTCATATTAAAATCGGCGTCATCGACACCGGAGCCGATTTCCTCCATCCCGATCTCAAATCTTCGCTCGCCACCGGAGTCAATCTGCTGCATCGCGGCATGCTGCCGATTGACGATAACGGACACGGCACGCATATCGCCGGTACACTCGCCGCCGCAGGCGGCACACGGGGCATGATGGGGGTGGCGCCGCGCGCCCTGATTTATCCGGTCAAAGCCTTTGACCATACCGGTTCGGCGTTCGTATCCGATATCGTGCTCGCCATCGATTGGTGCGTTCAGAACCGGATCGACCTCATTAATATGAGCTTCGGAATGAAGAGCCGAAGTATAGCGCTTCACGATGTTGTCATCAAAGCTTACCGTGCGGGCATTCCGATTATTGCCTCGTCGGGCAATGACGGCAAGCGGGGAGGAGACTATCCGGCCCGCTACAGCGAGACGATCGCCGTCGGCGCCATCGACCGCAAGCGCCGCGTCGCCTCCTTCAGCAACCACGGGGCTTATATCGATGTATACGGCCCGGGGGAGAACGTTCCTTCCTGCTGGCCGAAGGACAGCTACAAGGAAATGAGCGGCACCTCCATGGCAACCTCGCATGTGACGGGAGCCGCCGCCCTGCTGCTCGCCCTGCGCCCGGGCACGACGCCCCGGGAGCTGAAGCAGATGCTGCGCCGCTCCTCAGCGCCGCTGCTGCTGCGCAAGGGCCAGCGCCGGGCAACGCTGGGCGGCGGGGCGCTGGACGCGATGCGCCTGCTGCGGTCGCGGGGGAGACGTCAGAAATGCGCAAATTCGGTGCCGCGCGTGCCGGGATGA
- a CDS encoding AbrB/MazE/SpoVT family DNA-binding domain-containing protein — translation MKDTGMIRSLDNLGRIVVPVEIRMTRNIDIGDPIEFFILDDHIIVLRKYTSTECTFCRSLDNVTYFKDQFICNRCLQELANPGLEDREPEPEKEQLEPTFERIAGKKKTKSEELRDRLEQTMQEHPAANQKELALMLGISQARVSQLKRKFGNGR, via the coding sequence ATGAAGGATACCGGCATGATCCGAAGTTTAGACAATCTTGGACGCATTGTGGTTCCCGTAGAAATCCGTATGACGCGAAATATCGACATAGGGGATCCTATCGAGTTTTTCATTTTGGACGATCACATTATTGTATTGCGGAAATATACTTCGACGGAATGCACCTTCTGCAGGAGTCTGGACAATGTCACCTATTTCAAGGATCAATTCATTTGCAACCGGTGCCTTCAGGAGCTGGCGAACCCCGGCCTGGAGGATCGCGAACCTGAGCCGGAGAAGGAACAGCTTGAACCCACTTTCGAACGTATCGCAGGCAAAAAGAAGACGAAATCGGAAGAGCTCCGCGACCGCCTGGAGCAAACGATGCAGGAGCATCCGGCCGCCAATCAGAAGGAGCTTGCCCTGATGCTGGGCATCAGTCAGGCAAGAGTCAGTCAGCTTAAGCGAAAGTTCGGCAACGGCCGGTAG
- the argS gene encoding arginine--tRNA ligase yields MKQSQNPLALVNERVIEAIADAIIATGLVQREELPVIVLEVPKDKAHGDLATNAAMQLTKIAKRNPRQIAEAIVEHLDLSKASIEKAEIAGPGFINFTLSKSYLYPVIALSLEQGDDYGRTDAGEGQKVEVEFVSANPTGSLHLGHARGAAVGDALCNVLDFAGYSVTREYYINDAGNQVANLSKSIEARYLQELGQPAEMPEDGYFGEDIKGFAKELVAEKGESLLEMTPGDRAAFFRTYGLEKELDKIKRDLGRFRVPFDIWFSETSLYETGEVLRALDELRDRGEVYEQEGATWLHTTKYGDDKDRVLIKNDGTYTYLTPDIAYHRDKYARGYDKMINIWGADHHGYIPRMKAAMASLGNDPGKLVVLIAQMVSLFQDGEKVKMSKRTGKAVTMEDLMDEVGVDAIRYFFTMRSMDSHLDFDMDLAVSTSNENPVFYVQYAHARICSVFRQAEEQGIILPELSAIDYSKLTAEHEYALLRKVGELPFEVALSAEGYAPHRLIRYVYELAALFHSYYKAERVITEDAAQTLARLALLGSVRQSIANVLRLVGVTAPDRM; encoded by the coding sequence ATGAAACAAAGTCAAAATCCGCTTGCCCTGGTTAATGAAAGGGTGATAGAAGCCATCGCCGACGCGATTATCGCGACCGGTCTGGTTCAGCGGGAAGAGCTTCCGGTCATTGTGCTGGAAGTGCCGAAGGACAAAGCCCATGGCGATCTGGCAACCAACGCCGCCATGCAGCTGACCAAGATCGCCAAGCGCAATCCGCGCCAGATCGCCGAGGCGATTGTGGAGCATCTGGATCTTAGCAAGGCTTCGATTGAAAAAGCGGAAATCGCCGGACCGGGATTTATCAACTTTACGTTGTCCAAGTCGTATCTGTATCCGGTCATCGCGCTTTCCCTGGAGCAGGGGGACGATTACGGCCGTACCGATGCCGGTGAGGGGCAGAAGGTGGAAGTCGAATTCGTCAGCGCCAACCCGACGGGCAGCCTGCACCTTGGCCATGCCCGCGGCGCAGCCGTAGGGGATGCGCTTTGCAACGTGCTCGATTTTGCCGGGTACAGCGTTACCCGCGAATACTATATCAACGACGCAGGGAACCAGGTCGCCAACCTGAGCAAGTCGATCGAGGCCCGGTATCTGCAGGAGCTGGGCCAGCCGGCGGAGATGCCGGAGGACGGCTATTTCGGCGAAGACATCAAAGGCTTTGCCAAAGAGCTTGTGGCCGAAAAGGGCGAATCGCTGCTGGAGATGACCCCCGGAGACCGGGCGGCCTTTTTCCGTACTTACGGGCTGGAGAAAGAGCTGGACAAAATCAAACGCGATCTGGGGCGCTTCCGCGTGCCGTTTGACATCTGGTTCAGCGAAACCTCGCTGTATGAGACCGGGGAAGTGCTGCGCGCGCTCGACGAGCTGCGGGACCGCGGCGAAGTGTACGAGCAGGAAGGGGCCACCTGGCTGCACACGACCAAGTACGGCGACGACAAGGACCGCGTGCTGATCAAGAATGACGGCACCTACACGTATCTTACGCCGGACATTGCCTACCACAGAGACAAATACGCGCGCGGATACGACAAAATGATCAATATCTGGGGCGCCGACCATCACGGCTACATTCCGCGGATGAAAGCTGCGATGGCCTCGCTGGGCAACGATCCGGGCAAGCTGGTCGTGCTGATCGCCCAAATGGTCAGCCTGTTCCAGGACGGCGAGAAGGTGAAAATGTCCAAGCGGACCGGCAAGGCCGTCACGATGGAAGACTTGATGGACGAAGTCGGCGTCGACGCGATCCGCTATTTCTTCACTATGCGCAGCATGGATTCCCATCTGGACTTCGACATGGATCTTGCCGTATCGACCTCGAACGAAAATCCGGTGTTCTATGTACAATACGCGCACGCGCGTATTTGCAGCGTATTCCGTCAAGCCGAGGAGCAGGGCATAATCCTGCCCGAACTGTCCGCCATCGACTACTCGAAGCTGACGGCGGAGCATGAATACGCCCTGCTTCGCAAAGTCGGCGAGCTTCCGTTCGAGGTGGCTCTGTCCGCCGAGGGCTACGCGCCGCACCGCCTGATCCGCTATGTGTACGAGCTGGCGGCTCTCTTCCACAGCTATTACAAAGCGGAACGCGTCATCACCGAAGATGCCGCCCAGACGCTGGCGCGGCTCGCACTGCTCGGCTCCGTTCGCCAGTCCATCGCGAACGTGCTGCGCCTTGTCGGCGTAACGGCGCCGGACCGGATGTAG
- a CDS encoding DUF1934 domain-containing protein, whose product MPDNQPHKYGVSITLASRYDGETSVLSVGGEAVQKGKQLYIRFEEPGQGPQGPEVSVRTTIKILEDELRIIRHGGVESEQSFQSGRRLPGFYRSPYTQFNLSTETSTLGISRQGRSLTAAWEYELYVYDEPSGQFAISLHIQEEP is encoded by the coding sequence GTGCCAGACAACCAGCCGCATAAATATGGCGTTTCCATTACGCTCGCCAGCCGATACGATGGGGAGACAAGCGTTCTCAGCGTAGGTGGAGAGGCTGTGCAGAAGGGGAAGCAGCTATACATCCGTTTTGAGGAGCCCGGACAGGGACCGCAGGGCCCTGAAGTCTCCGTGCGGACAACGATCAAGATCCTGGAGGACGAGCTGCGCATCATCCGCCATGGCGGAGTCGAGTCGGAGCAGTCTTTTCAAAGCGGACGGCGCCTGCCCGGATTTTACCGTTCTCCATATACCCAATTCAATCTTTCTACCGAGACAAGCACGCTCGGCATCTCAAGGCAGGGACGTTCTCTGACGGCAGCATGGGAATACGAGTTATATGTGTACGACGAGCCGTCGGGACAGTTTGCCATCAGTTTGCATATACAGGAGGAACCTTAA
- a CDS encoding M1 family metallopeptidase — protein sequence MKRRFRTTYLFAALTALCLLGGGIWALSGSSPVSRYAAAPETAKSPASPRQEQAGKPAMPVPPAASSAPALSRRVAEYHISVQLDPGTSTLTAAETVTWTHPGKNPVSDLYFHLYPNAFASDSTTFMKESGGKLRSDSMPQDGFGSITLTDVRTTDGVSLMHRMQYVQPDDGNPDDKTLIKIHLPQPVNGGESVTVKLRYEVRLPKIFARMGESGDFIMAGQWFPKLSVYEPAEARGRGEEGWNLHQYHGTSEFYSDFGIYSVAISVPANYTVGATGFPVKSPRIAGGRKIYQFYADDVHDFAWAASPDFVYAEKAYSSANVPGVRIKLYLDPLHKNLAERYFQAAEAALNAFSKWYGPYPYTTLSIVVPPKAGNGAGGMEYPTLITAFGAESGSADTSLERTVIHEIGHQFFYGMVASNEFEEAWLDESFTSYAEDRLMQKEYGIAPNLPLQANLVTKPMPLTLDTWKYGNANVYTQNVYIRGKLVLKDIEQQVGAKAMDTIMSSYARKYRFHHPGTADFQKIVEKVTKKSWQDYFDRYVYGGGAPDFTVEDITVSKSKKGGYESLTTVANKGSLYTGVSIKFTFANGSTLHKIWDGEGGKASFRLSSAAPLVSAEVDPGHEVLLENKHINNFRKAALPAAAVSRWTLSLTNAIETVLGIFVW from the coding sequence ATGAAGCGACGATTCCGTACGACTTATCTCTTCGCCGCCCTGACCGCCCTCTGTCTGCTGGGCGGAGGAATATGGGCGCTATCCGGATCTTCCCCGGTCTCCCGCTATGCCGCCGCTCCGGAAACGGCCAAGTCCCCGGCCAGTCCCCGCCAGGAACAGGCAGGCAAACCCGCTATGCCCGTTCCTCCGGCCGCCAGCTCCGCCCCGGCTCTCAGCCGGAGAGTGGCAGAGTACCACATCAGCGTGCAGCTCGATCCGGGCACAAGCACCCTGACCGCCGCCGAGACGGTAACGTGGACCCATCCCGGCAAGAACCCGGTGAGCGATCTGTACTTCCACCTGTACCCGAATGCCTTTGCATCAGACAGCACCACCTTCATGAAAGAATCCGGCGGCAAGCTGCGCAGCGACAGCATGCCCCAGGACGGATTTGGATCGATAACGCTGACCGATGTGCGAACGACCGACGGCGTCTCCCTGATGCACCGGATGCAGTACGTCCAGCCTGACGACGGCAACCCGGATGACAAGACGCTGATCAAGATCCATCTGCCGCAGCCGGTGAACGGCGGAGAAAGCGTTACGGTCAAGCTGCGGTATGAAGTGCGTTTGCCGAAAATATTTGCCCGCATGGGGGAATCCGGAGATTTTATCATGGCAGGGCAGTGGTTTCCGAAGCTGAGTGTCTATGAGCCCGCAGAGGCGCGTGGCAGGGGGGAAGAAGGCTGGAATTTGCACCAGTACCACGGCACCTCCGAATTTTACAGCGATTTCGGGATATACAGCGTGGCCATTTCCGTTCCCGCGAATTATACCGTGGGAGCAACCGGATTTCCCGTTAAGAGCCCCAGAATAGCAGGGGGACGAAAAATATACCAATTTTACGCCGATGACGTTCATGATTTCGCCTGGGCCGCTTCTCCCGATTTTGTCTATGCGGAAAAAGCCTACTCCTCAGCGAATGTGCCCGGCGTGCGGATCAAGCTGTATTTGGACCCTCTGCATAAAAATCTGGCCGAGCGCTATTTCCAGGCCGCCGAGGCCGCGCTCAACGCTTTCAGCAAATGGTACGGCCCCTATCCGTACACCACGCTGTCCATCGTCGTTCCTCCCAAGGCGGGAAACGGAGCGGGAGGCATGGAGTACCCCACCTTGATCACCGCCTTCGGTGCGGAGAGCGGCTCTGCCGATACTTCGCTGGAACGGACGGTGATTCATGAAATCGGGCACCAGTTCTTCTATGGAATGGTGGCCAGCAACGAGTTCGAGGAAGCCTGGCTGGACGAGAGCTTCACCTCCTACGCCGAGGACAGACTGATGCAGAAGGAATACGGAATCGCTCCCAACCTTCCTCTCCAGGCCAACCTCGTCACGAAGCCGATGCCGCTAACTCTAGATACCTGGAAATACGGCAATGCGAACGTCTACACCCAGAACGTCTATATCCGGGGCAAGCTGGTGCTCAAAGATATCGAACAGCAGGTCGGCGCCAAGGCAATGGATACGATTATGTCCTCTTATGCCCGAAAATATCGTTTCCATCATCCAGGCACCGCCGATTTCCAAAAAATCGTGGAGAAGGTGACTAAAAAATCGTGGCAGGATTACTTCGACCGTTACGTATATGGCGGCGGCGCACCCGATTTCACCGTGGAAGACATCACCGTCAGCAAAAGCAAAAAAGGCGGCTACGAGTCGCTGACGACCGTCGCCAATAAAGGCAGCCTGTATACCGGCGTGAGCATAAAATTCACCTTTGCTAACGGCAGCACGCTGCACAAGATCTGGGACGGCGAGGGAGGAAAAGCCTCGTTCCGGCTCTCCTCCGCGGCTCCCCTCGTTTCGGCCGAGGTGGACCCGGGTCACGAAGTCCTGCTGGAGAACAAGCATATCAACAACTTCAGAAAAGCGGCTCTCCCCGCCGCCGCCGTATCCCGCTGGACGCTAAGCCTGACAAACGCAATCGAAACTGTGCTCGGAATTTTCGTCTGGTGA
- a CDS encoding DNA-3-methyladenine glycosylase, whose product MDPYDCRKPEGRSLSSLFALPALHAAPLLLGQHLVRLTEDGEIRCRIVETESYGGAEDKGSHAYGGRRTDRTDAMFRAGGTAYVYLIYGMHHCFNIVTAEENNPHAVLVRAVEPLSPRDARHMAANRGTAIRRPSDLSGGPGKLCRALRIDRSLNGLRLDQPGGPLRLESGDDPRRLPIVRAPRINIAYAEEYAALPWRFYIRDNPYVSVHDSKAEPFVWPIESN is encoded by the coding sequence ATGGACCCCTATGACTGCCGCAAGCCGGAAGGACGGTCCCTGTCCTCCCTCTTTGCCCTGCCCGCGCTTCATGCGGCGCCGCTGCTGCTCGGCCAGCATCTCGTCCGCCTCACGGAGGACGGGGAGATCCGCTGCCGGATTGTGGAGACCGAGAGTTACGGCGGAGCGGAAGACAAAGGCAGCCACGCCTATGGCGGAAGGCGGACGGACCGCACCGATGCCATGTTCCGTGCCGGAGGAACCGCTTATGTGTATCTGATCTACGGCATGCATCACTGCTTCAATATCGTGACAGCGGAGGAGAACAATCCCCACGCAGTGCTGGTTCGTGCGGTGGAGCCGCTGTCTCCCCGGGATGCGCGGCATATGGCCGCTAACCGGGGAACCGCCATCCGGAGGCCGTCCGACCTGTCCGGCGGACCCGGCAAACTCTGCAGGGCGCTGCGCATCGACCGAAGCCTGAACGGGCTTCGTCTCGATCAGCCCGGCGGCCCGCTCCGGCTGGAAAGCGGCGACGATCCGCGCCGTCTTCCGATTGTCCGGGCTCCGCGCATTAACATCGCCTACGCGGAGGAATATGCGGCTCTTCCCTGGCGCTTCTATATCCGGGATAACCCGTATGTCTCGGTGCATGACAGCAAGGCCGAGCCTTTCGTCTGGCCAATAGAGAGCAACTAA
- a CDS encoding YwhD family protein, whose protein sequence is MDNKQPDGKKQIALNIVNAKSKHKGFGAGSINLNNVSPVIIDGDEAVIDVGAMHAKSKVEKGIKFSVDREDVPNGRQVWVVWVAVEHTPEGRHYAGLTACEMWIDSEAKRGWKILADHVNKLDYALKRRVITEGLGAREKAALKSLLISHNEDWWNASPEELKQALEG, encoded by the coding sequence ATGGACAACAAGCAGCCGGATGGCAAGAAGCAGATTGCTTTGAATATTGTGAACGCCAAAAGCAAGCATAAAGGATTCGGAGCGGGCTCGATCAATCTGAACAACGTGTCGCCCGTAATCATCGATGGTGACGAAGCGGTTATCGACGTTGGCGCCATGCACGCCAAGAGCAAGGTGGAGAAGGGGATCAAGTTCTCCGTGGACCGCGAGGATGTGCCGAATGGCAGACAGGTATGGGTCGTATGGGTAGCCGTTGAACACACACCGGAGGGCCGGCATTACGCGGGGCTGACCGCGTGCGAGATGTGGATCGACAGCGAGGCGAAGCGCGGCTGGAAGATCCTTGCCGATCATGTGAACAAGCTGGATTATGCGCTTAAGCGGCGGGTGATTACCGAGGGGCTCGGCGCGCGGGAGAAAGCGGCGCTGAAATCGCTGCTCATCTCGCATAACGAGGATTGGTGGAACGCTTCACCCGAAGAACTGAAGCAAGCTCTCGAAGGCTGA
- a CDS encoding WD40/YVTN/BNR-like repeat-containing protein, with product MIWTKKLRNNALLLFSAVLLALTGWSADIPRAGAAQAPVCGTGDHGLLQELQQKHAKADESPLAFSDIQFLGAKTGRGAGNGFMIGTSDGGCTFQTIYEGQWSFRKIDFPDNVYGWALASVQDGQSGYLIRTTDGGSHWKRLSNGPVTFTKIDFLDRQHGFAYDRAFAYYTADGGGSWSKIPTPANTRGAVFTSRSSGWVVTVAPGEGYRIRRTSDGGKSWSLQLKSAFSYPEFGDIYAKGSQVWAVLYGGTGMSQTSYSLYASPDGGGSWRRVIAQSTAGGGPAPGSGGNPLPKGPVSGKPGNMQLAGGGAFLLGYSPAGEQVGVGRSYTGGRQWTNLPGIPGFDGVISFAGAKEGWLAVRGPEQSSLYATQDGGVTWKQKFSFHAK from the coding sequence ATGATATGGACAAAAAAATTACGAAATAACGCGCTGTTGCTGTTTTCAGCGGTTCTGCTGGCCTTGACCGGCTGGAGCGCGGATATACCTCGGGCAGGGGCGGCGCAGGCGCCTGTCTGCGGCACCGGGGATCACGGACTGCTTCAGGAGCTTCAACAAAAGCATGCAAAAGCGGATGAATCGCCGCTGGCCTTTTCCGATATTCAGTTTTTGGGCGCAAAAACCGGCCGCGGGGCCGGGAACGGCTTCATGATCGGGACGTCGGACGGCGGCTGCACGTTCCAGACGATTTATGAAGGCCAGTGGTCTTTCCGGAAAATCGATTTTCCCGACAACGTCTACGGCTGGGCGCTGGCGTCCGTACAGGATGGACAATCCGGATATTTGATCCGGACGACGGACGGAGGGTCACACTGGAAGCGGCTGTCAAATGGTCCGGTTACGTTTACAAAAATCGATTTTTTAGATCGGCAGCACGGATTTGCCTATGACCGGGCCTTTGCCTATTACACCGCTGATGGCGGGGGGAGCTGGAGCAAAATTCCAACGCCCGCCAATACCCGCGGCGCTGTCTTTACTAGCCGCAGCAGCGGCTGGGTGGTAACGGTCGCTCCGGGCGAGGGCTACCGGATCAGAAGGACGTCCGATGGAGGCAAGAGCTGGTCGCTTCAGCTGAAATCAGCGTTCTCCTATCCGGAATTCGGCGATATTTACGCTAAGGGCAGCCAGGTATGGGCGGTGCTGTACGGGGGAACCGGCATGTCCCAGACGTCCTATTCCTTGTACGCCAGCCCGGACGGCGGCGGGAGCTGGCGTCGCGTCATCGCCCAGTCGACGGCGGGCGGCGGACCGGCGCCCGGTAGCGGCGGAAATCCGCTGCCGAAGGGTCCGGTCTCCGGCAAGCCCGGCAATATGCAGCTGGCCGGCGGCGGCGCCTTCCTGCTCGGCTATTCACCGGCTGGAGAACAGGTCGGCGTAGGCCGCTCTTACACGGGCGGCAGACAGTGGACCAACCTGCCCGGCATTCCGGGATTTGACGGGGTGATTTCTTTTGCCGGAGCCAAGGAGGGCTGGCTTGCCGTCAGAGGGCCGGAGCAGTCTTCGCTGTATGCGACGCAGGACGGCGGCGTCACATGGAAGCAGAAGTTCTCTTTTCATGCGAAATAA
- a CDS encoding C40 family peptidase: MKKKLAAAALGLVMAFTLGSGSAFADSKMDTVIAKTLGTSYKTGGMSTAGFDCSGFTKYVFTKLGLNLPRTSKAQFKVGTSVSRSKLRSGDLVFFNTVGSGVSHVGIYVGNGKFANSSSSRGVTISSLSQSYWANRYVGAKRVMNTKAYQAVAYD, from the coding sequence ATCAAGAAAAAACTCGCAGCCGCAGCGCTGGGCCTTGTGATGGCTTTCACTCTAGGGTCGGGAAGCGCTTTCGCAGATTCGAAAATGGACACAGTTATAGCAAAAACATTGGGAACCTCATATAAAACCGGTGGAATGAGCACAGCCGGTTTCGATTGCTCCGGATTTACCAAATACGTATTCACCAAATTAGGACTTAACCTTCCTCGTACATCCAAAGCGCAATTCAAAGTAGGAACCTCCGTATCGCGCAGCAAGCTACGCTCTGGAGATCTGGTATTCTTCAATACGGTCGGCAGCGGCGTTTCCCATGTCGGCATTTATGTCGGCAACGGCAAATTCGCGAACTCCTCTTCTTCGCGCGGCGTAACCATCAGCTCGCTCAGCCAATCCTACTGGGCCAACCGCTATGTCGGCGCCAAACGTGTCATGAACACCAAAGCCTACCAGGCGGTGGCTTACGATTGA
- a CDS encoding transglycosylase domain-containing protein, whose translation MPFESPDKPVRKKSRWRMALRLLAGTAVLLFLTAGALLGYIYKKDLPPIPDDARSRLLDSRGNVLAVFSQDGRSHDPVGLKEISPFLIQATLAVEDRKFYEHTGFNFKSMGRAVLVNLENRSRSQGASTLTQQLARNLYLSHEKTWTRKAKEAFYTLQLEMKYSKDDILRMYLNEIYYGHGAYGVEAASRMYFGKSAASLDLAESALLAGIPKGPTYYSPYNHPENAKKRQKIILSSMVQTGEITQAEAERATAETLNIKPREQQTVSQSAPYFRDYVGASAAKLLGISPSELELEGLSVYTTLDPDMQRAAEEAVEQGMAGAGDLETALVSLDPRTGYIKAMVGGVNYRANQFNHTLAKTRQPGSSFKPIMYLTALSEKKMTGLTVFNSQPTLFHYDNNRKTYQPRNFGDKYLGEINMRQAIAASDNIYAVNTIMKVGPEKVIEMARKMGIVSPLSDVPSLALGASPVSPLEMAGAFSVIASGGDKMPVTAILKITDAKGDILYEAPRAEGESVVPPAAAYVLTRLMEGVFETGGTGNRVASQIKRPVAGKTGTTDTDAWMVGFTPELATAVWVGYDKGRDITTTEGRRAAPIFAQYTEKALENVPPKIFPIPDGVVSVYINPESGKLATAACPDKVLETFISGTEPTAYCDLHGSGKQGPPGNDTGKGVAGEDGSWWSDIKRWWLN comes from the coding sequence ATGCCGTTTGAATCCCCGGATAAGCCTGTACGGAAAAAAAGCCGCTGGCGCATGGCCCTACGGCTGCTGGCCGGCACCGCGGTTCTGCTCTTTCTCACCGCCGGAGCGCTGCTCGGTTATATATACAAGAAGGATCTCCCGCCGATTCCGGACGATGCCCGCTCCAGGCTGCTGGACTCCCGGGGAAATGTCCTGGCCGTCTTCTCGCAAGATGGGCGCAGCCATGATCCGGTCGGGCTTAAAGAGATCTCCCCTTTTCTGATTCAGGCGACGCTGGCGGTCGAGGACCGCAAATTCTATGAGCATACCGGATTCAATTTCAAAAGCATGGGCCGGGCGGTACTCGTCAATCTGGAGAACAGAAGCCGCTCCCAGGGCGCCAGCACGCTGACGCAGCAGCTTGCCCGCAATCTGTATCTTTCTCATGAAAAGACGTGGACCCGCAAAGCGAAAGAAGCGTTCTATACGCTGCAGCTGGAGATGAAGTACAGCAAGGATGATATTCTGCGCATGTACCTTAACGAAATCTACTACGGCCACGGCGCTTACGGCGTAGAGGCGGCCTCCCGGATGTATTTCGGGAAGTCCGCCGCTTCGCTCGACCTTGCGGAAAGCGCGCTTCTGGCCGGCATTCCGAAGGGGCCAACGTACTATTCCCCGTACAATCACCCGGAGAACGCCAAGAAACGCCAGAAAATCATCCTGTCCTCCATGGTCCAGACGGGTGAAATTACGCAGGCGGAGGCCGAGCGGGCGACTGCGGAGACGCTGAATATCAAGCCGCGGGAACAGCAGACGGTTTCGCAGTCCGCTCCCTACTTCCGCGACTATGTCGGCGCTTCGGCCGCCAAGCTGCTCGGCATCAGCCCAAGCGAGCTGGAGTTGGAAGGGCTGAGCGTGTACACGACGCTTGATCCCGACATGCAGAGGGCGGCCGAAGAAGCGGTCGAGCAAGGGATGGCGGGAGCGGGGGATCTGGAGACGGCGCTTGTCTCCCTTGATCCCCGAACCGGATATATCAAGGCCATGGTCGGAGGCGTCAATTACCGGGCTAACCAGTTCAATCATACGCTCGCGAAGACCCGCCAGCCCGGCTCCTCCTTCAAGCCGATTATGTATTTAACCGCGCTGTCTGAGAAGAAAATGACGGGGCTTACCGTCTTCAACAGCCAGCCGACCCTGTTTCATTACGACAACAACCGCAAGACGTACCAGCCCCGGAATTTCGGCGATAAATACCTCGGCGAGATCAATATGCGGCAGGCGATCGCGGCCTCGGACAATATTTACGCCGTCAATACCATCATGAAGGTGGGGCCGGAGAAGGTCATCGAAATGGCCCGCAAGATGGGCATCGTCAGCCCGCTGTCAGACGTGCCCTCGCTTGCGCTTGGCGCTTCGCCGGTCAGCCCGCTGGAAATGGCCGGAGCTTTCTCGGTTATTGCAAGCGGGGGCGACAAGATGCCGGTGACGGCCATCCTGAAGATAACGGACGCCAAGGGGGACATCCTGTATGAAGCGCCCCGGGCGGAAGGAGAAAGCGTCGTCCCCCCGGCAGCCGCCTATGTGCTGACCCGGCTGATGGAAGGGGTGTTCGAGACGGGAGGAACAGGTAACCGAGTAGCTTCGCAGATCAAGCGGCCCGTCGCCGGCAAGACCGGAACAACGGATACCGATGCCTGGATGGTCGGCTTTACGCCGGAGCTGGCTACCGCCGTCTGGGTTGGCTATGACAAAGGACGCGATATTACGACCACCGAAGGGAGACGGGCGGCACCGATTTTTGCTCAGTACACCGAAAAGGCACTAGAGAATGTGCCGCCGAAGATTTTTCCGATCCCTGACGGCGTCGTCAGCGTCTACATCAACCCCGAATCCGGCAAGCTGGCCACCGCGGCCTGCCCCGACAAGGTACTGGAAACCTTTATCAGCGGTACCGAGCCGACCGCCTACTGCGATTTGCACGGAAGCGGCAAGCAGGGTCCGCCGGGAAATGACACCGGAAAAGGCGTGGCCGGAGAGGACGGCTCCTGGTGGAGCGATATCAAGCGCTGGTGGCTCAATTAG